The Colias croceus chromosome 11, ilColCroc2.1 genome has a segment encoding these proteins:
- the LOC123695749 gene encoding secretory phospholipase A2 receptor-like, producing the protein MSKTILKFIVGFMCIYLADSITFRYDYEYSVEASGWIKHHQVPATWQEARLRCHLEGAILISPKTANLQEVMKRTIKDTHSERTGIFTGIHALFSKGDFHSVDGVPLNRMPLKWMDYEPDNLGNDERCIVMVANGTIADVNCFDVYPYICFRDKTQHVPLTECGTVDREYVLDNRTGKCYKFHWVARNWTRAFMTCAAEGGHLAIINSEVEATVLDDLAAKYPPRKFRFTRFGQLALLGFNDWGDDIAWTTVEGQTLQEAGYYQFDTHIIDEYPQKCGGMFISHGKLIDFRCDTRLTFICEKNFDSLL; encoded by the exons ATGTCCAAAactatattgaaatttattgtGGGCTTCATGTGCATTTATTTAGCTG ATAGTATAACATTCCGGTATGACTACGAGTACAGCGTCGAAGCGAGTGGATGGATCAAGCATCATCAGGTCCCAGCGACCTGGCAGGAGGCCAGGCTACGGTGTCACCTTGAAG GTGCAATATTAATATCACCGAAGACAGCAAACCTCCAGGAGGTGATGAAGAGGACCATCAAAGATACCCACTCGGAACGCACTGGTATATTCACAGGAATTCACGCATTATTTTCTAAAGGAGACTTTCATTCGGTTGATG GTGTCCCTTTAAATAGAATGCCCCTTAAATGGATGGACTATGAGCCTGATAATTTAGGGAATGACGAGAGATGCATCGTAATGGTAGCAAACGGGACGATAGCTGATGTCAACTGCTTCGATGTCTACCCTTACATCTGCTTCCGAGATAAGACCCAACATGTCCCTTTGACAGAGTGTGGGACTGTGGATAGAG AATACGTTTTGGACAACAGAACTGGCAAGTGCTACAAGTTCCATTGGGTGGCCAGAAACTGGACCAGGGCCTTCATGACTTGCGCAGCAGAAGGTGGTCACTTGGCTATCATTAACAGTGAAGTGGAAGCCACAGTATTAGACGACCTTGCTGCAAAATACCCTCCTCGTAAATTTCGTTTTACAAGATTCGGGCAACTCGCTCTTTTGGGATTCAATGATTGGGGAGACGATATAGCGTGGACGACTGTAGAAG GACAAACCTTACAAGAAGCTGGCTATTATCAATTCGATACGCACATAATTGATGAGTATCCTCAAAAATGTGGTGGAATGTTCATCAGCCACGGAAAACTGATAGACTTTAGGTGTGATACTCGATTAACCTTCATTTGTGAAAAGAATTTTGACAGCCTATTGTAA
- the LOC123695706 gene encoding uncharacterized protein LOC123695706 encodes MGRNDDGYRFDYTYYPEIGGSIKFHFVPDTWPNASYTCEIEEQRKNTQKEVHSIFSKGDFASIDGVPLLRIPIKWLEGEPNNAVSTYSLSADVRCTNRLPYVCFLEHEKVVSKNKCGTVDNGYTFNEKTNSCYKFHSTGQSWNTAFKMCYAEGAHLVTIDSQEENDVIRQLLQAGIQYNPADSRDYGYYKNQSFIGIYNWKDMGWHSLYGNTTLPNYTPCKVFLDSLGDGDSCASVNLITSKFSNTPCNYKLPYICEKAPDSLYDAVEMAIPGELDFADGNEDCLVITQEGFYADVNCSHPYMCYKKHDRNVQKNNCGTVDPDKETCF; translated from the exons ATGGgac GCAACGATGATGGTTATCGATTCGACTATACCTACTATCCTGAAATCGGTGGCTCCATAAAGTTTCACTTTGTCCCCGATACCTGGCCCAATGCGTCTTACACATGTGAGATTGAAG aacaacgaaagaatacTCAGAAAGAAGTTCACTCTATCTTCTCTAAAGGGGACTTTGCGTCAATAGATG ggGTACCATTACTAAGAATACCAATAAAATGGCTTGAAGGTGAGCCTAATAATGCTGTTAGTACCTATAGTCTTTCTGCAGATGTTAGATGCACTAACCGTCTCCCTTATGTCTGCTTTTTGGAACACGAAAAGGTTGTTTCTAAGAACAAATGTGGTACTGTCGACAAtg GATATACCTTCAACGAGAAAACCAATAGTTGTTACAAGTTCCACAGTACAGGCCAAAGTTGGAACACCGCTTTTAAGATGTGCTATGCAGAAGGTGCTCACCTGGTGACCATAGACAGTCAGGAAGAAAATGACGTCATCAGGCAATTGTTACAGGCGGGAATACAATATAACCCGGCGGATTCTAGAGACTAcggatattataaaaaccaGTCGTTTATTGGTATTTATAATTGGAAGGATATGGGCTGGCACAGTTTGTATG GTAACACGACCCTACCAAATTATACACCATGTAAAGTGTTCCTGGATTCCCTGGGCGATGGAGACAGTTGTGCCAGTGTTAACTTAATAACATCAAAATTTAGCAACACTCCTTGTAATTACAAACTACCGTACATTTGTGAAAAAGCTCCAGATAGCTTATAT gATGCAGTTGAAATGGCTATACCTGGCGAACTTGACTTCGCAGATGGTAACGAAGATTGTCTGGTTATCACACAAGAAGGGTTCTACGCTGACGTCAACTGCTCCCATCCTTACATGTGTTATAAGAAGCATGATAGAAATGTACAGAAGAATAACTGTGGCACTGTTGATCCAGATAAAGAAAcatgtttttaa